The DNA region CCATGATGATGGTGATGGCCGGTCTGGAACGCCCCAGCAGCGGCACCGTCCGTGTCGCCGGGCAGGAGTTGAACCGGCTGGACGAGGACGGGCTGGCGCGCTTCCGCCGCCACCATGTGGGGATCGTCTTCCAGGCTTTCCATCTGGTGCCGACGATGACGGCGCTGGAGAATGTCGCCATCCCGCTGGAATTCGCCGGGGTCGCCGACGCCTTCGACCGCGCCCGCATCGGGCTGGAGCAGGTGGGCCTCGGCCACCGCATCCACCATTATCCCGGCCAGCTTTCGGGCGGCGAGCAGCAGCGCACGGCGCTGGCCCGCGCCTTCGTGACCGAGCCGTCGCTGCTTCTGGCCGACGAGCCGACCGGCAACCTCGACATCGACACCGGCGCCACCATCGTGAAGCTCCTGTTCGATCTGGCCGAGCGCCGCGGCACGACGCTGGTCCTGATCACCCACGACCCCGGCCTCGCCGCCCGCTGCGACCGCACGGTCCGGCTGGCCGACGGCCGCATCGCCGACGACGGGCAGGCGGCGCGGCACGCAAAACTGCAGGCGGCGGGGGAGTGAGGGGGATGGAAAGGACGAGAAAGCGGGGGAGCGTCACGGGATGACCAATCTCGGCCTCGCCCTCCGCCTTGCCCGGCGGGAGCTGCGCACCGGCCTGAAGGGCTTCTGGGTCTTCCTCGCCTGTCTGGCGCTCGGCGTCGCCGCCATCGCCGCGGTGCAGTCGGTGTCGAGCGGGCTGCTCGACGGGCTGGCCAATGACGGGCGCTCCATCCTCGGCGGCGACGTCGCGGTGCGGCAGCTCTACAGCCCCCCGGTCGACGAGCAGATGGCGGCACTGACCACCGCCGGCCGGGTGTCGACCTCCGCCGAGATGCGGGCGATGGCCCGTGCCGACGACGATGTCCGTTCCTCCCTGGTCGAACTGAAGGCGGTCGACGACGTCTATCCGCTCTACGGAACGGTGACGCTGGTGGGCGGCGGCGACCTGCGCGATGCGTTGGCGCAGAAGGACGGCCGCTGGGGCGCGGTGATCGAGGCCAGCCTCGTCGACCGGCTCGGCGTGAAGATCGGCGACACCATCCATGTCGGCGAGGGCGCCTATCGCGTCGCCGCCGTGCTGGACCGCGAGCCGGACCGCGCCTCCTCCAACGCCTTCTCGCTGGGGCCGCGGCTGATGGTGGCGCTGCCGTCGCTGCAGGGCACCGGGTTGCTGCAACCCGGCAGTCTCACCTGGTGGAGCGCCAAGGTGGCGCTGCCGCCCGAAACCGACCTGAAGGCGTGGCAGGAGAGCCTGCGCGCCCGCTTCCCCGACGCGCCATGGCGGATGCGCGACTACACCAACGCCTCGCCGCAGATCGAGCGCTTCATCGACCGCATGACGCTGTTCCTGACGCTGGTCGGGCTGACCGCCCTGCTGGTCGGCGGCGTCGGCGTGGGCAACGCGGTGCGCAGCCATCTGGATTCGCGCGCCCGCACCATCGCCATGATGAAGTGCATCGGCGCGCCGGGCGCCCTGGTGTTCCAGCTCTATCTGGCGCAGATCCTGGCGCTGGCCCTGCTGGGCATCGTCATCGGGCTGGCGCTGGGCGCGGTGGCGCCGCTGGCGCTGGGCCGTCTGCTCGACGGCGTGCTGCCGGTGTCGGCGCAGATCGGCGTCTATCCGGGCGCCCTGGCGCTGGCCGCCCTCTATGGCGTGCTGACGGCGCTGACCTTCTCGCTCTGGCCGCTCGGCCGGGCGCGCGAGGTGCCGGCGGGCGCGCTGTTCCGCGACGTGATCGCCCCGGCCGCCGGCCGGCCGCGCACGCCCTATACGGTGGCGATGATCGCGTCGGCGGTGGCGCTGGCCGGGCTGGCGGTGCTGACGGCGCACAACAAGGTCTTCGCCCTGTGGTTCGTCGGCGGCTCCATCGCCACCTTCATCGCCTTCCGCGCCGCGGCGGCGCTGGTGACCTGGGGCGCGGCCCGGGTCGGCCGTGTCCGTCGGCCGGGGCTGCGGCTGGCGCTCGCCAACCTGCACCGGCCGGGCAACCCGACGGCGGCGGTGGTTCTGTCGCTGGGACTAGGCCTGACGGTGCTGGTCGCCATCGCGCTGATCCAGGGCAACTTCTCCCGCCGGGTGTCGGAGACGATCCCGCAGGACGCTCCCAGCTTCTTCTTCGTCGACATCCAGCGCGACCAGTTCGATCCCTTGCGCGACCTCGTCACCGGCATCCCCGGCACCAGCGCCTTCGAGGCGGTGCCGAGCCTGCGCGGCCGGATCGAGCGGGTGAACGGACAGGACGCCGACAAGGCGCTGGTCAACCCGGAACAGGCCTGGATCCTGGCCGGCGACCGCGGCATCACCTATTCGGCGACGCTGCCCAGGCATTCCACAGTCACCGCCGGCAGCTGGTGGCCGACCGATTATGCCGGGCCGCCGCTGATCTCCATCCACCAGAGCGTCGCCGAGGCCTTCGGCATCGGTCCCGGCGCGACCCTGTCCATCAACATCCTGGGCCGCAGCATCGAGGCGACGGTCGCCAACGTCCGCGCCGCCGATTTCAGCAGCATGGCGATCAACTTCACCATGGTCTTCGCCCCCGGCACGCTGGAAGGCGCGCCGCAGACCTGGGTCGCCACCGTCCGCGCCACACCGGATGCCGAGACGCAGGTGCAGCGCGCCGTGCTGCAGCGCTTCCCCAACATCACCATGGTGCGGGTGCAGGACGCGCTCGACACGGTGTCGGAGATGCTGGGCCATATCGGCACGGCGGTGCGCATCGTCGCCGGCATCACGCTGGCCGCCGGCACGCTGGTGCTGGCCGGCGCGGTCGCCGCCGGCCACCGCCGCCGGGTCTACGACGCGGTGGTGCTGAAGGTGCTGGGGGCGACGCGCGGCGACGTTCTGCGCGCCTTCCTGTTGGAATACGGGTTGCTGGGGCTGCTGACCGCGGTCATCGCCGGCGGCATCGGCACGCTGACCGCCTGGGCGGTGCTGCGCTTCCTGATGCGGTGGGAGTGGAGCTTCCTGCCCTCCGCAGTGATCACCACGGCCTTGCTCAGCACCGCGATCACGCTCGCGTTCGGGTTCTATGGTACTTGGCGGGCATTGGGCCAGCCTTCCGCGCCATTGCTTCGGAACGAATGACCCACACGGCAGATGGCCATAGCAAAAACGAAACGTGAAAGCTTTTTCATCTTGGAGAGCCGCTGCCGATTCCTATTGAACCGAATTGCGGACTCGCCAATATGTCACCCCGACGGGATCACCCTATTCCACCGAGGAAACCAACATGGCAGACCCGACCTATAACCGCTTCGCGACCGTGGGCCGCGCGACAGATCGGGGATACTTCGACGAAGGCCTGCGGCAGCACATGCTGCGCGTGTACAACTACATGGGCGCCGGCCTGATTCTGACGGGTCTGGTCGCCGCACTCGTGTCGTCCAGCCCGGCCATGATGGCGGCGATCTTCGGAACGCCGCTGAAGTGGGTGGTGATGCTGGCCCCGCTGGCGTTCGTGATGGTGCTGTCCTTCGGCATCCAGCGCCTGTCCTTCGCATCCGCCCAGCTCGTCTTCTGGGCCTATTGCGGCGCGATGGGCCTGTCGATGTCGGCGATCTTCCTGGTCTTCACCGGCGCCTCCATCGCTCTGACCTTCTTCGTCACCGCCGCGACCTTCCTGGCGATGAGCCTGTACGGCTACACCACGAAGGCCGACCTGTCGAAGATGGGCTCGTTCCTGATGATGGGCGTCATCGGCCTGGTCATCGCCGGCCTGGCGAACATCTTCTTCCAGTCGCCGGCCCTGCACTTCGCGATCTCCGCCATCGGCGTGCTGATCTTCACCGGCCTGACCGCCTACGACACCCAGGCGATCAAGGAAAGCTACGCCGAGGGCTACGATCACGAGAGCACCGGCAAGCTGGCCCTGATGGGCGCCCTGACGCTGTACCTGGACTTCATCAACCTGTTCCAGTTCCTGCTGCAGTTCCTGGGTCAGCGCAACAACGACTGATCCCGAGACGCCTGATCGGACAAGCATCAACCGCCCGGAAGCACCCGCTTCCGGGCGGTTTTCTTTTGCGTCCGTTCAGGACTCCACCGTCACCGCGTCGCCGAGCCTGAGGCCGAGCGTGCTGTCGGCCCGCCCGCGGTTGACGGCGATCTCCGCCAGCCCGTTGGAGTTCCCGTACCACAGCGGCTCCCCCGGCCCGACCGCGCCGAAGGTGCGGGCATGGACGATGCGGGTGCCGGCGGCGCTCAGCACCGCATCGGCGGGCAGGGTGGATGCCCGCATGCCCGTCATGGCGTTGCCGTAGACATCGACATAGACGATGCGCGCCAGTTCGTCGGGCCAGCCGGGACGGTCGATGGCGGCACGGGGGAGCGGGCTGCGCTCAACCGGCCGGCCGGTGGCGAGGCTGGCGGCGACGGGGGCGAACAGGTCGCGGCCGTGGAAGCTGGCGGACAGCCGGTCCGGGATCCAGTCGATGGTCCAGGCGTTCAGCGACGTCGCTCGGCGGGCGAGCAGGGCGAACAGGCCGTTGTCGGGACCGACGAACCAGCGCCCGTCGGCCTCCACCATCACCGGCCGCCGGTCGGTGCCGACACCGGGATCGACGACGCAGAGAAAGACGCTTCCGGCAGGAAAGGCCGGGGCGTAGGCGGCCAGCAGATAGGCCGACAGCTGCGGATCGAAGGCGGGGGCGTCGGCGAACAGGTCGATGACGGAGATGCCGGGCGCCTGCTGCGCCAGCACCGCCTTCATCTGGCCGGTATAGGGGCCGGAAAGGCCGAAGTCGGTGAAGAGCAGGATCATCGCGTGTTGCCGCCTCCGCAGTGTTGCCCCCTCCTTAACACTCCCCGCCCTTGGGCCGGCTGTTGGCCGGTCCGATTGCGGTGGAGGGATAGGGAGGGGGCGGTCGAAGCAACACCCTCACACCGACTTCGTATCCAGCGCATACCCCGCCGACCGTACGGTGCGGATCAGGTCCAGCTCTTCGTCTTCGTTCATCGCCTTGCGCAGGCGGCGGATGTGTACGTCGACCGTACGCGGCTCCACGTACACGTCGTGGCCCCACACCAGATCGAGCAGCTGTTCGCGGGAGAAGACGCGGCCGGGATGCTGCATGAAGTGGCGCAGCAGGCGGAATTCGGTCGGCCCCAGATGTACGTCCCGGCCGTTGCGGCGTACGCGGTGGGCGGCCAGATCCATCGTCACGTCGGCGAAGGTCAGCACCTCGTCGGTCATGCCGGGAGAGGCGCGGCGCAGCACCGCGCGCATGCGGGCCACCAGTTCGGTCGGGGAGAAGGGCTTGGTGATGTAGTCGTCCGCGCCGGAATTCAGGCCGCGCACCCGGTCCCCTTCCTCGCCGCGGGCGGTCAGCATGATGATCGGAATGTCGCGGGTCTTGGCGTTGCGGCGCAGCTGGCGGCAGACCTCCAGCCCGCTCATCAGCGGCAGCATCCAGTCGAGCAGCACGATGTGCGGCGTCTGTTCGCCGGCGGCCAACAGGGCCTCCTCGCCGTCGCTGGCGGTGGCGACGCGGAAGCCTTCCTTTTCCAGGTTGTACCTCAACAGCGTCAGGATGTCGGCCTCGTCCTCGACGACCAGGACGAGCGGCTTGAGGGCCGCGTTCATGGAGGCTCCGTTCACAGCGCGCGTCTCGACGTTAACCGGCATGGGACAGCCTTTTCAACAAAGAGGGAAGGGGGCGCAAGCGTGATGCACAGGGTTCAGCCGTAGCGGCCGGTGATGTAGCCCTGGGTGCGTTCGTCGCGTGGGTTGGTGAAGATCTCGCCGGTGTCGTCGCACTCCACCATCTCGCCCAGATGGAAAAAGGCGGTGCGCTGGGACACGCGGGCGGCCTGCTGCATGTTGTGGGTGACGATGACGATGGTGTAGTTGGCCCGCAGCTCGTCGATCAGCTCCTCGATATGGGCGGTCGCGATGGAGTCGAGCGCGGAACAGGGCTCGTCCATCAGGATCACCTCGGGGCTGACGGCGATGGCGCGGGCGATGCACAGCCGCTGCTGTTGGCCGCCGGACAGGCTGGTGCCGGGCTCGCGCAGGCGGTCCTTCACCTCGCCCCACAGGCCGGCGCGCTTGAGGGAGGTCTGCACCACCTCGTCCAGCTCGTCCCGGCCGGAAGCCAGGCCGTGGATGCGCGGGCCGTAGGCGATGTTGTCGTAGATCGACTTCGGAAAGGGGTTCGGCTTCTGGAACACCATGCCGACGCGGGCGCGCAGCTGCACCGCGTCCACGGTCTTGCCGTAGACATCCTCGCCGTCCAGCGCGATCCGTCCCTCGATCCGGCAGCCCTCGATGGTGTCGTTCATCCGGTTCAGGCAGCGCAGGAAGGTCGACTTGCCGCAGCCGGACGGGCCGATCAGCGCCAGCACCCGGTTTTCGTGGATGTCGAGATCGATGCCCTTCAGCGCCTGCTTGGCGCCATAGAACACCTTCACCCCGCGGGCGGTCATCTTGCTGGGCAGGGCGGCGCCGGGCCGCTGGCCCGGATGTTGGTCGGGGCGCCGGTCGCCGCGAGGCCGCAGCTTCAGCTGGCCCGGAATACCGCTCTTGATGCCGCTCGGGATGCTCATGGCGCTCACCACCGTCTCTCGAAAATCTTGCGCAGGATCACGGCCGTCCCGTTCAGCAGGATCAGGATGCCGAGCAGGATCAGGATCGCCGCCGAAGTGCGTTCGGTGAAGGCGCGCTCGGGGCTGTCGGCCCACATGTAGATCTGAACGGGCAGCACCGTGGCGCTGTCGGTCAGCCCCTGGGGCACGTCGACGATGAAGGCGACCATGCCGATCATCAGCAGCGGCGCCGTCTCGCCCAGCGCGCGGACCATGCCGATGATGGTGCCGGTCAGGATGCCGGGCATCGCCAGCGGCAGCACATGGTGCAGCACCGTCTGCAGCGGCGAGGCGCCGATGCCCAGCGCCGCCTCGCGGATCGACGACGGCACCGCCTTCAGAGCGGCGCGGGACGCGATGATGATGACCGGCAGCGTCATCAGCGCCATCACCAGCCCGCCGACCAGCGGGGCGGAGCGCGGCATGCCGAAGAAGCCGAGGAACACGGCGAGGCCCAGCAGGCCGAATATGATCGACGGCACCGCGGCGAGGTTGTTGATGTTCACCTCGATCAGGTCGGTCCAGCGGTTCCTGGGCGCGAATTCCTCCAGATAGACCGCGGCGGCGATGCCCACCGGCACCGACAGCCCCATGGTCACCAGGAGCGTCAGCAGCGAGCCGACGACGGCGCCGCCGATGCCGGCCTGTTCCGGCTCGCGGCTGTCGCCGGCCGTGAACAGGGTGGTGTTGAAGCCCTGCGCCAGCGCGCCGGAGGCCAGCAGCGCGTCGGCGGCGGCGATCTTGGCGTCGCTGAGGCCGCGTTCGCTCTCCGGCAGGTCGCGGCGGTAGCGGCCCTTCACCAACTGGTCGATCTGGTCGTCGGCGCGCACCCAGACGGTCAGCGTGGTGCCGGCCAGCGCCGGATCCCTGGCGACCATCGCCTCCAGCTCGTAGGGCGCGCCCGACGACAGCAGGTCGTTCAGCACGCGGCGGCCGGCGCGGTCGCTCACCTCCGGGAACTGCGCATACAGCGCCCGGCGCAGCATGGGCATGTAGTTGCGCTCGGCCACCTCCGCCGGGTCCAGCGTCACCTCCAGCCGGATGCGCGTTTCCCAGAATGCGGTGCTGCCCTTGGCGACGATGGAGCCCAGCAGCACCACCAGCATCATCGCCGCCAGCGCCACCGCCGCCGCCCCGGCCAGCCGGAAGCGGCGCTCGGCGGCGTGACGGGCGCGCAGGCGGCGGGCGAAGGCCTCGCTCCTGACGCGCGGCTTCGCCGGAGCGGCGGGGGAGGACTCAGGTGAGGGCGTCACGGCCGCCGCGTCCCGCTCGACGAGGTCAGTCATATTTTTCCCGATAGGTCCGGACCACCCGCAGGGCGACCATGTTGAGGCAGAGCGTGACGAGGAACAGCACGAGGCCGAGGCCGAAGGCCGACAGCGTCTTCGGGCTGTCGAACTCCTGGTCGCCGACCAGCAGCGTGGCGATCTGGGTGGTGACGGTGGTCACCGCCTGCAGCGGGTTGGCGGTCATATTGGCGGTCAGGCCGGACGCCATGGTGACGATCATCGTCTCGCCGATGGCGCGGCTGACCGCCAGCATCACCGCGGCGACGATGCCCGGCAGCGCCGCCGGCAGGACCACCTGCTTGATCGTCTCCGACTTGGTGGCGCCGAGGCCGTAGGAGCCGTCGCGCAAGCCCTGCGGCACCGCGTTGATGACGTCGTCCGACAGGGAACTGACGAAGGGGATGATCATCACCCCCATGACGATGCCGGCGGCCAGCGCCGATTCCGAACTGACGTCCAGCCCCAGCACCTCGCCCACCGAGCGCACGAAGGGCGCCATGGTCAGTGCCGCGAAGTAGCCGTAGACCACGGTCGGGATGCCGGCCAGGATCTCCAGCGCCGGCTTCAGCCAGGTGCGCACGCCGCGCCCGGCATATTCCGACATGTAGATCGCCGCCATCAGCCCGACCGGCACCGCCACCAGCATGGCGATGACGGTGATGAGAAGCGTGCCGGCGAACAGCGGGATCGCCCCGAAGGAACCGCTGGAGCCGACCTGATCGGCCCGCATCGCCATCTGCGGGCTCCAATGGGTGCCGAACAGGAAGTCGACCGGCGAAACGACGGTGAAGAAGCGCAGCGCCTCGAACAGCAGCGACAGGACGATGCCGACCGTGGTCAGGATGGCGACCATCGAGCAGACGATCAGCGCCGCCCGCACCACCCGCTCCACCACCGGGCGGGCGCGCAGGTCCGGCCCGATGCGGTGGCGGCCCCAGGCGAGGCCGGCGACCGCCAGGCTGGCGCCGACGGCCAGCAGGCTCCAGTCGGCAAGCTCGCGCAAGGCCGCATAGCGGCGGGCCGCATCCTGCACCAGGGGGTCGGGCTCCCGCCCGGTGGCGATGCCGCGGGCGAGGTTGAGGATGTCGGCCTTCAGCAGGGCGACCGACTGGCCGTCGCCGGTGGTCAGCCGTTCCGGCAGGGCGGACAGCACCAGCTGCATGGCGAGCCAGCCTTCCGACGCGGTCCAGGCCACGAACAGCAGCAGCGCCGGCAGCCCGGCCCACAGGGCCACATAGACGCCGTGGTAGGAGGGGACCGAATGCAGCTCCGCCACCCGCCCGCCGACGGACGCCGCCGCGCGCGACCGGCCGGTCATGAAGCCGATCACGGTTAGCAGGGCCAGGATCAGGGCGAGAAGGGTCAGCTGCATTCGGAATGCCCGGAGGGAGACAGGATGGTCAGAACCGCAGCGGCGTCAGGCCGACCGCCTGGATGCGGGCGGTATCGCGCAGCCCCTTCGGCTCCGGGATCAGGCCCTTGTCGACCAGATAGCCGTCCTCTCCCACCGCGCGTTCGGAGGTGTATTCGCCGATGAATTCTCGGATCCCCGGAATGACGCCGGCATGGGCGGTCTTGACGTAGATGTAGAGCGGACGCGCCAGCTCATACCTGCCGGCCGCCACCGTCTCCGCCGTCAGCTCCACCCCGTTCATCGGCGCCGCGCGCAGGGTGTCGCGGTTCTGGTCGAGATAGCTGTAGCCGAACACGCCGAAGGCATTGGGGTTGGCGGTCAGCTTCTGGACGATCAGGTTGTCGTTCTCGCCGGCCTCGACATAGGCGCCGTCCTCGCGGATCGTCATGCAGGCACGCTCGCGCGCCTTCTCGTCGGGAACCGCCCCGGCGACCTCGGCCACCTTGTTGCAGCCCTCCAGCATCGCCAGTTCGTTGAAGGTGTCGCGGGTACCGGAGGTGGGGGGCGGGCCCAGCACCTCGATCGCCGCCTGGGGCAGCGACGGGTCGATGTCCGACCACAGCTTGTACGGGTTGGCGACCAGGGCGCCGTTCACCGGCACCTCCTTGGCCAGCGCCTTCCACAGCACGACGGTCGACAGCGACACCGGCGCCGCCTTCTTGGACGAGGCCAGCGCGATGCCGTCATAGCCGATCTTCAGCTCGGTGATCGTGGTGACGCCGTTGGCGGCGCACTGGTCGACCTCCGACTTCTTGATGCGGCGCGACGCGTTGACGACGTCGGGATGGGCCGGGCCGACGCCGGCGCAGAACAGCTTCAACCCGCCGCCGGTGCCGGTGGACTCGACCACCGGCGTCTTGAACTTGCCGGTCTTGCCGAAGGCTTCGGCCACCGCGGTGGTGAAGGGGAAGACGGTGGAAGAGCCGACCGCGCGGATCTGGTCGCGCGACTGCGCAGAAGCTGGGGCGGCGGTAAGGATAGCACCCAATCCCAGGCCCAAGGCGGTCACGGCGTAGACATGCATCCGGGTGGTCACGGGTGCCCTCCTTGGGGAAACGGAGACTGGTCCATCGGAATGGCGCGGACCATAGACCCGGAGGGAGACCGCATGATTGCGTTTTTATGACACTTTCATGACACGGTCACGGAGTACCGCGCCATGCCTATACCACGCCAAATCCTCTCTCTCCCTGAGGGGAAAGGGGAGTTTGGAGGGAGGAAGAGGCAGCCTCTCCCGCCGCGGGCAGATAGACGGTGAAGGCGCTGCCCACCCCGACCTCGCTTTCGATGGTCAGACGGCCGCGGTGGCGGTTCAGGATGTGCTTGACGATGGCGAGCCCCAGCCCGGTGCCGCCCATGGCGCGGGACCGCGCGGCGTCGACGCGGTAGAAGCGTTCGGTCAGGCGGGGCAGGTGGGTGCGGGCGATGCCGTCGCCATGGTCGCGCACCGACACCGACACCATGGATGTGCCGCCCCGCACCGCGCGCTTGTCCTTCGCCGTGGCCCCGGCGGGCGTTGGCAGCCCCGCAAAACCAACCGCCGCGCCGTCGGCCAGCGCCACGGTGACGATCACGTCGGTGGCCTCGCGTGTGTATTTGATCGCGTTGCTGACCAGATTCTGGAAGACCTGGGTCAGCTGGTCCTCGTCGCCGACGACATAGGGCAGGGCTTCCGGCGCTTCCAGCCGCAGGCGGATGCGGCGCTGGGCCGCCTTCAGTTCCAGCGCGGCGATGACGTTCTCCAATTCCTCCACCACATCGACCCGGCCGCTGGGCGGCATATGCTCGTCCAACTCGATGCGGGAGAGGGACAGCAGATCGTTGACCAGCCGGGTCATGCGGCTGGCCTGGTCGTGCATGATCGACAGGAAGCGGTCCTGCGCCTCGGGATCGTCGCGCGCAGGACCGCGCAGCGTTTCGATGAAGCCCAGCAGCGATGACAGCGGCGTGCGCAGTTCGTGGCTGGCGTTGGCGATGAAGTCGGCGCGCATCTGCTCCGACCGGCGGGCGGCGGTGACGTCGTGCAGGGTCAGGATCGCCATGCGGGCGACGGTGTGCGGACGCGGCGCCGGATCCTCCTTGATCTCTCCGTCCAGCAGGGAAGGGTCGGGTTCCGGCACCAGCCGCTGGAAGGGCTTCACCTGCGCCTCGAAGCTGCGCTCCACCGGGACCGGCAGCGTGAATTCGATGATGCGCGACGCACCGCCGCGCAGGACCGAATCCACCGCCTCCAGCACCGCCGGGGTGCGCAGGGAGGAGGCGAGGTCGCGGTCCACCACCTTGTCGCCGAACAACTCCCGCGCGGACTGGTTGGCCCGTACCACCTGCCGCTCCGCATCCATCAGCAGCAGCGGGGCGGGCAGGGCGTCGATCACCGCTTCATTCGCCTCCAGCTGCATCCGCACGCGTTCCGCCCGGCGCAGGCCGACCCGGTGCAGCCGGCCGACGGTCGCGGTCAGCGCCTTCAGGGCGGGCGGCGTGCCGGCCGGGGCCAGCGGCTCGTCGGCTTCCGCCAGCCGCGCGGCGTAATCGGTCACCGCATCGGCATCGCGCCGGTGGCTGCGCAGGACCAGCACCGCGCCGGTCAGCGCCAGCGCCGCCGCCGCCAGAGCCAACCCGCCATGCAGCGCCCCGACATGCACCGCCCAGGCCAGCACGACCAGCAGGGGCGCCAGCATCAACAGGATCGCGGTCAGCAACGGGGTGGGCGGCGACGCCTTCGGGCGCATGGGAACGGCACCGGATCTGAGGGTGGCGGGACAGGCAACGTGACGTTCAGCCCTTCTACACCATCGTCACGCATGCGGCGCGGCGGTCATAAAAGATTCATGGCCGGAGCTATGGCCGCAGCCACGCGGTCCTTCGTTGACTCCAATATAATGGAACTTCATTCTATGATCATGGAGAACACGAAAACCGACATCGTCGGCCGCCTTGCCACCCGCCTGCGCGCCTTGCGGGCGGAGCAGGGATTGACCCTCGACGGACTGGCGGAACGGGCGGGGGTCAGCCGCTCGATGATTTCACTGGTGGAGCGGGGGGAGAGCAGCCCGACCGCCTCCGTCCTGGACCGGCTCGCCGCCGGATTGGGCGTGACGCTGGCCGCCTTGTTCGCGCAGGCCGAGCGGCAGGACGCCTCTCCGGTCGCCCGACGTTCCGACCAGATCGCCTGGACCGACCCCGCCACCGGCTACCGCCGCCGCAACCTGTCGCCGCCGGGCTTCCCGTCGCCCATCGAATTGGTGGAGGTGGAGTTGCCGCCGGGCGCCCGCGTCTTCTACGACA from Azospirillum ramasamyi includes:
- the pstC gene encoding phosphate ABC transporter permease subunit PstC encodes the protein MQLTLLALILALLTVIGFMTGRSRAAASVGGRVAELHSVPSYHGVYVALWAGLPALLLFVAWTASEGWLAMQLVLSALPERLTTGDGQSVALLKADILNLARGIATGREPDPLVQDAARRYAALRELADWSLLAVGASLAVAGLAWGRHRIGPDLRARPVVERVVRAALIVCSMVAILTTVGIVLSLLFEALRFFTVVSPVDFLFGTHWSPQMAMRADQVGSSGSFGAIPLFAGTLLITVIAMLVAVPVGLMAAIYMSEYAGRGVRTWLKPALEILAGIPTVVYGYFAALTMAPFVRSVGEVLGLDVSSESALAAGIVMGVMIIPFVSSLSDDVINAVPQGLRDGSYGLGATKSETIKQVVLPAALPGIVAAVMLAVSRAIGETMIVTMASGLTANMTANPLQAVTTVTTQIATLLVGDQEFDSPKTLSAFGLGLVLFLVTLCLNMVALRVVRTYREKYD
- a CDS encoding PstS family phosphate ABC transporter substrate-binding protein is translated as MHVYAVTALGLGLGAILTAAPASAQSRDQIRAVGSSTVFPFTTAVAEAFGKTGKFKTPVVESTGTGGGLKLFCAGVGPAHPDVVNASRRIKKSEVDQCAANGVTTITELKIGYDGIALASSKKAAPVSLSTVVLWKALAKEVPVNGALVANPYKLWSDIDPSLPQAAIEVLGPPPTSGTRDTFNELAMLEGCNKVAEVAGAVPDEKARERACMTIREDGAYVEAGENDNLIVQKLTANPNAFGVFGYSYLDQNRDTLRAAPMNGVELTAETVAAGRYELARPLYIYVKTAHAGVIPGIREFIGEYTSERAVGEDGYLVDKGLIPEPKGLRDTARIQAVGLTPLRF
- a CDS encoding ATP-binding protein, producing the protein MRPKASPPTPLLTAILLMLAPLLVVLAWAVHVGALHGGLALAAAALALTGAVLVLRSHRRDADAVTDYAARLAEADEPLAPAGTPPALKALTATVGRLHRVGLRRAERVRMQLEANEAVIDALPAPLLLMDAERQVVRANQSARELFGDKVVDRDLASSLRTPAVLEAVDSVLRGGASRIIEFTLPVPVERSFEAQVKPFQRLVPEPDPSLLDGEIKEDPAPRPHTVARMAILTLHDVTAARRSEQMRADFIANASHELRTPLSSLLGFIETLRGPARDDPEAQDRFLSIMHDQASRMTRLVNDLLSLSRIELDEHMPPSGRVDVVEELENVIAALELKAAQRRIRLRLEAPEALPYVVGDEDQLTQVFQNLVSNAIKYTREATDVIVTVALADGAAVGFAGLPTPAGATAKDKRAVRGGTSMVSVSVRDHGDGIARTHLPRLTERFYRVDAARSRAMGGTGLGLAIVKHILNRHRGRLTIESEVGVGSAFTVYLPAAGEAASSSLQTPLSPQGERGFGVV
- a CDS encoding helix-turn-helix domain-containing protein — encoded protein: MENTKTDIVGRLATRLRALRAEQGLTLDGLAERAGVSRSMISLVERGESSPTASVLDRLAAGLGVTLAALFAQAERQDASPVARRSDQIAWTDPATGYRRRNLSPPGFPSPIELVEVELPPGARVFYDSGNRAATVEQQIYLLDGAMDLTVGEATHRLSAGDCLAMRLDRPTGFHNPTDRTARYIVALTTDGRPVLNTVKR